The window GCTTCCCTTTCCTCAGCGTGTTTATTGTAAACTTGTCATTCATCTGAAGTGAGCGCACAGGTCCCGGCTTTTTGATGAAGGTACTTCCACGCTCTTCTTCATTAACAGCCTATACAGAGCAGAAATGTTACATGTttcacaaaacatcacacatcTGACCATCCCTGACGCGTTCAGTTGAAATGTGACGTACCTTTATCATGTGTTTATCATCTGGAATCAGGTAGACGTGAAGGGTCAGGTGAGTTTTGACGGTCTGATAGATCAGTGTTTTACAGTGAACTTTCCCGAAAAGGTGGAGAATCCTCATCACAAGACCTTTGGCTGAAAACGTGTTGTCTAAAAGTTTAGCGTGGAATCGAGTCAACACGCACTTCTCGAATGAAACTGCATTGTCCTCAACACGAAGAACTGTCACTGCATCCTCGATGTTACCTCCACCTGAAAGGTTTTACactttttgcatttacattacatttacaaatttggcagatgcttttatccaaagcgacttacattgctttatcctgtacatttatacagaggtatttgcaatcccctgggattgaacccacaaccttgtgttgttaacgcaatgctcatacccctgagctacaggaaagctttaacGTAAAGTGTTGAAAGTTCTTAAATTTAGTAAGAATGTACCTAAACAGAGAAAATGAGGTAGATAGACTGCGTTCGGTTCTCCCGAGATAAGCGTGATGTCAATCAAAGGGCCGCAGGGTGTTAAATTCTCTTGACGTAGATCATCACTCATAGAGTCCCAGTCACACGTGTGATATTCCAGCTCGACGTCACCGGAACATTCAACACGAATACCAGTTCTCCTGCACTCATAACAGCCTGACGCAAGCTTCATTCTGATAGAAAACAAGCCAATGACCATCATTACAATCATCGGGCAAAGCAGGAGACAGAACCCAGGCGCAGATGGCTTGAGGGTAACAAAAGACTTTCATTAACAAAACCCATGAGTCGGTAAAACAACACAGAATTaggaaaacagaacaaaaaaatgactgaACAAGGACATGAAACCATGACCAGCTAATTAATGAGGAAACGAGACAGGAGAGAAAAAGGGACACAAAACAAACGATGGCCATGtgcttccacacaaaacacgtggGTCTTTCACGTGACACATCATTTAAAGAAGTGATGAATGAATGTGAAACAATAATAATCCAGCACCTGTACTTCATCTGGACATCATCTGACATCTCCCGGGGGTCAGTCAGTGTCCATTCACATGAATCCTGTCAAAGTATTATCTGTGTCATGTGTTTGTCAGATAAACTGCCATGTTTAAAAGCAAAGAAAGCAATCTGAAAATATGACATCTGCAGTGACTAGAAGTGGGATTTTGTTGTCTGTCGTTGTTACAGAGATGGAATACAGAATGTGTTGAGATGGAAAGAGCAAGGAGGACTAATAGCCGAAATCTATAAACAGTGTTGGGCAAgatactctgaaaaagtaaatacatattcaatagaGTAATTAGATATTtatacaaatgactctctccaaaaataatttaattacttattactaattactttctatatcctacaaagtagtgattcaaggatagacatgaaacaatcttttaattcattcaaataaatcatataaactACAGtaagtaatattattaattacaaatgtaagaattacacattaaaccacaTGTTTTAAAGTTAGAATTTGAAcaatttgatgtcaattccactattgcacacacatatattacacacagtatttagttaatGATATCAGTAgtaactgtaattcaattacagaaaacaaagagtaatcccttacattaattattcaagggaaaagtaattaaattacagtaactcatTAAGACTAGAGACTAGTGACACCCAACACCGACCATAAAGCAGAGAAAAGAACACAGTGTGCAGACAAAGAGGACAAGTAAATATTGTGTACAttctgtatgttttaaaaaggatatttttaatttttaaacaaagagaATTTAACCAAACTATATAATTCTATAGTTTTGTATGTATATGTCCTGAAATCAGGCAGTGATGCTCATCACTCACATCAAACTCTGAACAGGTCTCACAACTGAATTTGAGTTCAACACAATCAATATCTGAAGCTGAAACACGAACAAAGTCAAAGCAGAACAAAAGTCATCAGTGAACACGAGTCGCCAGAGATatattattcattcattcttctttttttcagtttttaactgCGACTTAACACTTAAAAAATGCAGAGAATTAAGCTCTAGTTCTTTATTAGGTCTGTTAAcagattaatcacgattaatcgtatccagaataaaagtttgtgtttacataatatatttctaTCTAGTGTGCAtattaatgatgtttttataaatacaaacacatacacatgtatacatatttaggaaatatttacatgtattcacCAACAATTGAAATGatgtataaatgttaaattatttttagattttacttaaatatatgcatggttctgtatgtgttaataaattcaaaatgaTTATGCACAGCAGACAGATATATAtcatgttaacacaaacttttattctgcgattaatcttttgacagccctaatattaatgtttcatttcGTTATCAAAAACTAAATTCTTGATAACATTTAGAAGGCAGATTTTCATTACCTCGTGATTGAACATCATCAGGAATGATTTTTTCCAACTCTTTAAGAATGTCAAGAGATTCTCTCACTTCTTCTGAACATATTCCTGTCATTTCCTTGCGATGCTTGACAAGTTCTGAAAGGTCTGCGGGATATTTCTGTTAGTCTctattttatgctttttaatggttaatacattttaaggaaactactgcaaaataatttaaaagtaaatgaatacaCAGGTAAATACGGGTTTAGAACAACATGACAGACAAAGGACAATAACTACTTTAACAATTACTCGTTCCTTTTTTTGAGTAAAATATTCTTAAGATTACTTGTTTGTACACACGAACGGTTCAATACCTTTCGGTCTGATGACATCGATCATACGCGGTACAGACACTGAAACCCAAGAACAAATATATgctgaaatattataaaaacattatgggGCGGTTTCAGGACAAAAAAGCCCCCATTGACATtccaaagtcatttttattcgtACTATAAGAACAATGgggattattttaaagtgaactgctcctttaagatgtgtctgtgaaactggaACTAATGGTTTTTCATTGGTAAAGCAGAAGTCTTACCACTCGAGGCACACGGCTGAACAGGACAGAAATCCTTTTCCAATTCTTGCTTTGTATTTTGGATTAATTTTATTCCTGATTGGATGATGCTGCATATTGTTGAGAAATCAGAGGAATTCATCAGcgattttgctgtttttttaatcgTCTGCCTTCTATTAGTGAAGACActggaaataaaaaagttacaGTGAAGGACAACAGTGACATCTCAGAAATCTGAAAGATTTAACACTTAAACAGTATTCATTTTTAgttaac of the Triplophysa dalaica isolate WHDGS20190420 chromosome 1, ASM1584641v1, whole genome shotgun sequence genome contains:
- the sb:cb1081 gene encoding NACHT, LRR and PYD domains-containing protein 1 homolog encodes the protein MADNKNSRELERLLKTYVDELLELCRVCDITPESVFTNRRQTIKKTAKSLMNSSDFSTICSIIQSGIKLIQNTKQELEKDFCPVQPCASSVSVPRMIDVIRPKDLSELVKHRKEMTGICSEEVRESLDILKELEKIIPDDVQSRASDIDCVELKFSCETCSEFDDSCEWTLTDPREMSDDVQMKYRMKLASGCYECRRTGIRVECSGDVELEYHTCDWDSMSDDLRQENLTPCGPLIDITLISGEPNAVYLPHFLCLGGGNIEDAVTVLRVEDNAVSFEKCVLTRFHAKLLDNTFSAKGLVMRILHLFGKVHCKTLIYQTVKTHLTLHVYLIPDDKHMIKAVNEEERGSTFIKKPGPVRSLQMNDKFTINTLRKGKQSKRCSEITPEKLQLTRNLEFFEIFINSPKEDFFLQMIKEKQKSDIVWDVTIRKGDYKQNASGADCTDGGKGHYSSSGERSLHEVLLKYLEDLKSEDLRLFTWYLTERDRKSNIPKCKLENKTTFDVVSCMIDHYQEDGAGRETLRIFKKMNQNNLAKELQEELALM